A window of Desulfurella sp. contains these coding sequences:
- a CDS encoding flagellar basal body L-ring protein FlgH: MKFKHLGLIGIAFMLASCSSAQIKANYEKMPQYVKDQPSVQESDKTALGSLWSDNSSSLVSDIKASHVGDLVTVIVSEQTVSKNTSQTQTSESSSTNSGLTTLLGMQNRIFSALNLASGGSNNLANFGGSNSYKGSGTNQSSNTLTATIEARIIKALPNNRFFIRGEKQVYTNGEENTVVLTGIISKYDISSSNTIDSNLISDAKIYYNGKGVVSDTHNIGWLAKLWQLIRPF, encoded by the coding sequence ATGAAGTTTAAACATCTTGGTTTAATTGGTATAGCTTTTATGCTTGCTTCGTGTTCAAGCGCTCAAATTAAAGCTAATTACGAAAAGATGCCTCAATATGTAAAAGATCAACCATCTGTACAAGAAAGTGATAAAACTGCTTTGGGTTCTTTATGGAGTGATAATTCTTCGAGCCTTGTAAGCGACATTAAAGCTTCTCATGTTGGAGATTTAGTAACTGTAATTGTAAGCGAACAAACAGTAAGCAAAAATACTTCTCAAACACAAACAAGTGAATCCTCCTCGACAAATAGTGGTCTTACCACTTTGCTCGGCATGCAAAACCGTATATTTAGCGCTTTGAATTTAGCAAGTGGTGGTAGCAACAATTTAGCTAATTTTGGTGGCTCAAATAGCTATAAAGGTTCTGGTACAAATCAATCCAGCAATACTCTAACTGCAACAATTGAGGCAAGAATTATAAAAGCATTACCAAACAACAGGTTTTTTATAAGAGGTGAAAAACAGGTATATACAAATGGTGAAGAAAATACAGTTGTATTAACTGGTATAATAAGCAAATATGATATTTCAAGCTCAAACACAATAGATTCCAACTTGATTTCCGATGCCAAGATATACTATAATGGCAAAGGTGTTGTAAGTGATACGCACAATATAGGATGGCTTGCAAAACTATGGCAACTCATAAGACCTTTTTAA
- a CDS encoding flagellar basal body P-ring protein FlgI yields MATHKTFLKFLIIITVILYSVNSYAAEVRIGDITNVRGVRQNQLVGYGLVVGLAGTGDGTNAKFTIQSVINMLKRFDVNLPPALTASLQTKNIAAVMVTANLPPFIKEGSRINVNVASIGDAKSLQGGTLLMTPLVGANGKVYAVAQGPLSIGGFSFGTAGGNVRQNFPTTAIIPDGAIVERQVEVDLSGMDKLYFDLNHPDFTMANRIQQAINSHFKQYIAHANDSGSVVVNVPDLYKGDIVGFVSAINQLTVQNEVKPKVVIDERTGTVVIGGNVTVNPVSVSHGNLTVTISPNRQVSQPPPLSAGQTTVTQNPTITVNQEQSRFLNFYKGATVKDLVNALNKAGATPNDIIAILEALKQAGSLNASLEVM; encoded by the coding sequence ATGGCAACTCATAAGACCTTTTTAAAATTTTTGATTATAATAACGGTTATTTTATATAGTGTAAACTCTTACGCAGCTGAAGTTAGAATTGGTGATATAACAAATGTTAGAGGTGTAAGGCAAAACCAACTTGTTGGATATGGTCTTGTAGTAGGACTTGCTGGAACAGGTGATGGAACAAACGCAAAGTTTACAATACAATCCGTTATTAATATGCTAAAGCGTTTTGATGTAAATTTACCACCAGCTTTAACAGCAAGTCTACAAACAAAAAATATTGCAGCGGTAATGGTAACAGCTAATCTTCCACCATTTATTAAAGAAGGTTCACGTATAAATGTAAATGTAGCTTCGATTGGAGATGCCAAAAGCTTACAAGGTGGCACACTTCTTATGACTCCATTGGTTGGAGCAAATGGTAAAGTTTATGCTGTAGCTCAAGGTCCATTATCTATTGGTGGTTTTAGTTTTGGAACAGCGGGGGGCAACGTAAGGCAAAATTTCCCTACAACAGCTATTATACCAGATGGAGCCATAGTAGAAAGACAAGTTGAAGTTGATTTATCCGGGATGGATAAATTGTATTTTGATCTGAATCATCCGGACTTCACAATGGCAAATCGAATACAGCAGGCAATTAATTCCCACTTTAAACAATATATTGCTCATGCAAATGATTCTGGAAGTGTTGTTGTGAATGTTCCTGATTTATATAAAGGCGATATAGTAGGTTTCGTATCAGCAATAAACCAATTAACCGTTCAAAATGAAGTAAAACCTAAAGTAGTTATAGACGAAAGAACAGGTACAGTTGTTATTGGTGGTAATGTGACAGTTAATCCGGTAAGTGTATCACATGGCAATCTAACCGTAACAATAAGCCCAAACAGGCAAGTTTCACAGCCTCCACCACTTTCAGCCGGTCAAACAACTGTTACACAAAATCCAACAATTACGGTTAATCAAGAACAAAGCCGTTTCTTAAATTTTTACAAAGGCGCAACAGTAAAAGACCTTGTTAATGCTTTAAATAAAGCTGGTGCAACACCAAATGACATTATTGCTATACTAGAAGCATTAAAACAAGCAGGTAGCCTGAATGCATCACTTGAGGTAATGTAG
- the gatB gene encoding Asp-tRNA(Asn)/Glu-tRNA(Gln) amidotransferase subunit GatB produces the protein MEFEPTIGLEVHIQLLTDSKIFCSCSTKFGLLPNENVCPICMGMPGVLPVLNKKVVEFAVKLGLALNCNINKYSVMARKNYFYPDLPKNYQISQYEMPILTGGYVEIEDENGFTKIPLERIHIEEDAGKTIHTHDSSLVDFNRTGVPLLEIVSKPAISTPRQAYEYLRSLRRIVRYLGICDGNMEEGSLRCDANISIKPKGQTELGTKVEIKNMNSFKHVEKALEFEIERQIQTVMDNKEIVQETRLFDEKTFTTKPMRSKEEAYEYRYFPDPDLVPIVIEDNFLELIKSDLPELPLQKFNRFVKTYNIKEEDAKTLIESKELADFYEEVAKKSNPKSALSWVLTETLGYLNKDNKDITQLLIKPDDLAELINLVENNVISGKIAKEVFAKMYETGLSPKIIIEKENLTLIQDTGIIEKALNEAIANNPKAVEQYKAGKKNTIGFFVGAVMKATKGKADPKIVNELIIKKLGEI, from the coding sequence ATGGAATTCGAACCTACAATTGGTTTAGAAGTTCATATACAGCTATTAACAGATAGCAAAATTTTCTGCTCTTGTTCAACAAAATTTGGTTTGCTTCCAAATGAAAATGTATGCCCAATATGTATGGGTATGCCAGGCGTTTTACCTGTATTAAACAAAAAAGTAGTGGAATTTGCGGTAAAACTTGGTCTTGCTCTAAATTGCAATATAAACAAGTACTCTGTAATGGCAAGAAAAAATTACTTCTACCCAGATTTACCAAAAAATTATCAAATATCACAGTATGAAATGCCAATCTTAACTGGTGGTTATGTTGAGATTGAAGATGAGAATGGCTTTACAAAAATACCTCTTGAGCGTATACATATTGAAGAAGATGCGGGCAAAACAATACACACGCACGACTCAAGCCTTGTAGATTTTAATCGAACGGGTGTACCGTTGCTTGAAATCGTATCAAAACCAGCCATAAGCACACCAAGGCAGGCTTACGAGTACTTAAGGTCTTTAAGAAGGATTGTTAGATACCTTGGCATTTGTGATGGTAACATGGAAGAGGGTTCGCTAAGATGCGATGCAAATATATCAATTAAGCCTAAAGGTCAAACAGAGCTTGGCACAAAAGTAGAAATAAAAAACATGAACTCTTTTAAACATGTAGAAAAAGCTCTTGAGTTCGAAATTGAGCGCCAAATCCAAACAGTCATGGATAATAAAGAAATTGTTCAAGAAACCAGGCTTTTTGATGAAAAAACTTTTACAACAAAACCTATGAGATCAAAAGAAGAAGCTTACGAGTACAGATATTTTCCTGATCCAGATCTTGTTCCTATTGTTATTGAAGACAATTTTTTGGAGTTGATCAAAAGTGATTTGCCAGAGTTGCCTTTACAAAAATTTAACAGATTTGTTAAAACTTACAATATAAAAGAAGAAGACGCAAAAACACTAATTGAGTCAAAAGAACTTGCCGATTTTTACGAAGAAGTTGCAAAAAAATCAAACCCAAAATCTGCCTTAAGCTGGGTTTTAACTGAGACATTAGGCTATTTAAATAAAGATAATAAGGATATTACACAACTTTTAATAAAACCTGACGACTTAGCTGAACTAATAAATTTAGTTGAAAATAATGTTATTAGTGGTAAAATAGCAAAAGAGGTCTTTGCAAAAATGTATGAAACTGGCCTTTCGCCAAAAATAATTATAGAAAAAGAAAATTTAACGCTTATTCAAGATACAGGTATTATAGAAAAAGCCCTTAATGAAGCAATAGCCAATAATCCCAAAGCAGTTGAGCAGTACAAAGCTGGAAAGAAAAATACAATAGGTTTTTTTGTAGGTGCTGTAATGAAAGCAACAAAAGGTAAAGCTGACCCCAAGATAGTTAATGAACTTATAATAAAAAAATTAGGTGAAATATGA
- the purN gene encoding phosphoribosylglycinamide formyltransferase, which translates to MFKIVCMLSGRGSNFKAILDNIKNGFLKAQIVCVVSDKQCTGLEIAKQNNIQTIFLDPKGLARKEYAKKLIDSIMPYEPDLIVLAGFMRILDDSFVDTFEGKILNIHPSLLPLFKGLHPQKQALEAGVKISGATVHFVTNELDSGPIIIQGAVSVHENDTPESLADRILKVEHKIYSIAIKFIIESKVTYIKTPQGSKAQFKNIKQSEDFIINPY; encoded by the coding sequence TTGTTTAAAATAGTTTGCATGTTATCTGGTAGAGGCTCAAATTTTAAAGCAATACTGGATAATATAAAAAATGGGTTTTTAAAAGCGCAGATTGTTTGCGTTGTATCAGACAAACAATGCACAGGTCTTGAAATAGCAAAACAAAACAATATACAAACGATTTTTTTAGATCCAAAAGGTCTCGCAAGAAAAGAATATGCCAAAAAACTAATAGATAGCATTATGCCATATGAGCCCGATTTAATTGTGCTTGCTGGCTTTATGCGTATACTAGATGATAGTTTTGTAGACACATTTGAAGGTAAAATTTTAAATATACACCCATCCCTTTTACCACTTTTTAAAGGTCTACACCCACAAAAACAAGCCTTAGAAGCTGGTGTTAAAATAAGCGGTGCAACTGTACATTTTGTTACAAATGAACTTGACAGTGGTCCCATTATAATACAAGGCGCAGTTAGCGTGCATGAAAATGATACACCAGAAAGCCTTGCTGATAGAATTTTAAAAGTTGAACACAAAATTTACTCAATAGCAATAAAATTTATTATCGAATCAAAAGTTACTTATATCAAAACACCTCAGGGCTCTAAAGCTCAGTTTAAAAATATTAAACAATCTGAAGATTTTATTATAAACCCTTATTAG
- a CDS encoding AI-2E family transporter gives MIGLVYLLFFKVVFFTVILIFSYFLSESIYPFVKFTSRIGIPVWVSSLFGILIALSLIVFIFSLIVPVLVQQINKLDKSIPQLIANLENVLNHLYYSILARFGWRREVIVFLNNLVSNIQTSAPSFALSSMFSIIKGLTALSALVITPIISYFMLVSRNYYRSSLKKFIYYTLGQPYLNVFIQIYEMSIGYIKGLLIIILLVTILTYIGFKIVGLEYSIIFAILSGLAYIVPYIGSVIAIIPPLFLAIAVNKSLLLTLEVGVVFISIHFIIGNIVAPLIFSKTININPLFALVAIIFFGELYGILGIIFAIPITGIIMIVYKNFEPILKNRREPNDKL, from the coding sequence ATTATTGGGTTAGTTTATTTATTATTTTTTAAGGTAGTTTTTTTTACAGTAATTCTTATTTTTTCATACTTTTTAAGTGAAAGCATTTATCCTTTTGTTAAATTTACAAGTCGCATTGGCATCCCTGTGTGGGTTTCGTCACTTTTTGGCATTTTAATTGCATTATCTTTAATAGTGTTTATATTCTCTTTAATAGTGCCTGTTTTAGTACAACAGATTAACAAACTGGATAAATCTATACCTCAACTTATTGCTAACTTAGAAAATGTATTGAATCATTTGTATTATTCCATTCTGGCACGCTTTGGCTGGAGAAGAGAAGTTATAGTTTTTCTAAATAATCTTGTTAGCAATATACAAACTTCTGCGCCAAGCTTTGCTTTGTCATCAATGTTCAGTATTATAAAAGGCTTAACTGCTCTTTCGGCATTAGTAATAACGCCAATAATATCATATTTTATGCTTGTTTCAAGAAACTACTATAGATCAAGTTTGAAAAAGTTTATATATTATACTTTAGGTCAGCCATATCTAAATGTTTTTATACAAATTTACGAAATGAGTATAGGTTACATAAAAGGGCTTTTAATTATAATATTGCTTGTTACAATTCTTACATATATTGGTTTTAAAATAGTTGGGCTGGAGTACTCCATTATATTTGCTATACTAAGTGGTCTCGCCTACATTGTACCATATATTGGAAGCGTGATAGCAATAATACCTCCCCTTTTTCTTGCAATTGCTGTAAATAAAAGCTTACTGCTTACACTTGAAGTAGGTGTGGTGTTTATCTCAATACACTTTATTATTGGAAATATCGTTGCACCCCTTATTTTTTCTAAAACAATAAACATAAATCCGCTTTTTGCTTTGGTTGCTATAATATTTTTTGGCGAATTATATGGAATATTGGGCATAATATTTGCTATACCCATTACGGGTATTATTATGATTGTATATAAAAATTTTGAACCAATCTTAAAAAATCGAAGGGAGCCAAATGATAAATTATAA
- the accD gene encoding acetyl-CoA carboxylase, carboxyltransferase subunit beta codes for MLFKKKKKNEEKWIKCPSCGETTYIDELQRNFWVCKCGYYFRISAKNRINITVDPDSFKEFDANIKTKDPLNFVDLKPYKDRINEAIEKTSNKEAVICGSCTIKDKPCVIVVMDFSFLGGSMGYATGEKIVRAIEKAIKHNLPLVIISSSGGARMQEGILSLMQMERTSFALTKLAEKGLPYISVLTDPTTGGVSASFAMLGDIIIAEPKALIGFAGPRVIEQTIGHALPEGFQRSEFLLEKGFIDIICERKDLPDTIAKFLEFFYNGR; via the coding sequence ATGTTATTCAAAAAAAAGAAAAAAAACGAAGAAAAATGGATTAAATGTCCATCCTGTGGAGAAACTACCTATATTGATGAGCTACAGCGTAATTTTTGGGTATGTAAATGTGGTTATTACTTTAGGATATCTGCAAAAAACCGCATAAACATAACGGTTGATCCCGATAGTTTTAAAGAATTTGATGCCAATATAAAAACAAAAGATCCTTTAAACTTTGTAGATCTAAAACCATATAAAGACAGAATAAACGAAGCGATTGAGAAAACATCAAATAAAGAAGCCGTAATCTGTGGTTCATGCACTATCAAAGATAAACCGTGCGTAATTGTCGTTATGGATTTTTCTTTCCTAGGCGGTTCTATGGGTTATGCAACAGGCGAAAAAATAGTAAGGGCTATAGAAAAAGCTATAAAACATAATTTGCCTTTGGTTATTATCAGTTCATCTGGCGGAGCAAGAATGCAAGAAGGTATATTATCTTTAATGCAAATGGAACGCACTTCTTTTGCATTAACAAAACTTGCCGAAAAAGGATTGCCTTATATATCTGTATTAACAGACCCTACAACAGGTGGTGTATCTGCAAGTTTTGCCATGCTTGGGGATATTATTATAGCAGAGCCAAAAGCATTAATCGGTTTTGCAGGTCCACGTGTTATTGAACAAACTATAGGACACGCATTACCAGAAGGTTTTCAAAGATCTGAGTTTTTACTGGAAAAAGGTTTTATAGATATAATATGTGAAAGAAAAGACTTGCCTGACACAATAGCCAAATTTTTAGAATTTTTTTATAATGGACGATGA
- a CDS encoding pyruvate, water dikinase regulatory protein — translation MKYIYVISDGTGETALRFVRAFLVHFPKSEVVLRRFGNVNSAKTNEILKKALIEKPLIVATIANNDLRLNITNIFMQNNIEVMDLFGYFIEKFETFLQEKAIKASGLLHTISDKYFEKIKAIEYTVMHDDNKSAKDLDKADIILIGLSRTSKTPLSIYLSQEGYKVANFAIIKDEKLPDALNRVNQDKIFFLSISPQRLFEIRQERAKKLGVKSYAQMSKIYEEIEYAENLYKKHPSWKKIDVTKKSIEEAASEIIEYLSKKI, via the coding sequence ATGAAATACATTTATGTAATATCTGATGGTACTGGAGAAACTGCTTTGAGATTTGTTAGAGCATTTTTGGTTCATTTTCCAAAATCAGAGGTAGTGCTCAGACGTTTTGGAAATGTGAATAGCGCAAAAACAAATGAAATACTAAAAAAAGCCTTAATTGAAAAACCGCTTATTGTGGCAACAATTGCAAACAATGACTTAAGACTTAATATAACAAATATTTTTATGCAAAACAATATTGAAGTAATGGATCTATTTGGTTATTTTATAGAAAAATTTGAAACATTTCTGCAGGAAAAAGCTATAAAGGCATCGGGACTCTTACATACTATTAGTGACAAATATTTTGAAAAGATAAAAGCTATAGAATACACTGTAATGCATGATGACAACAAAAGTGCAAAGGATCTTGACAAGGCAGATATTATTTTAATTGGACTCTCAAGAACCAGCAAAACACCGCTTAGTATATACCTATCACAAGAAGGCTACAAAGTAGCAAACTTTGCTATAATTAAGGACGAAAAATTACCAGATGCGCTAAATAGAGTTAATCAGGATAAAATATTTTTTTTAAGCATTAGTCCTCAGCGATTGTTTGAGATAAGGCAAGAACGAGCAAAAAAACTCGGTGTTAAATCCTATGCACAAATGTCAAAAATCTACGAAGAAATAGAATACGCAGAAAATTTATACAAAAAACACCCATCGTGGAAAAAAATTGATGTTACAAAAAAGTCTATTGAAGAAGCAGCAAGCGAAATAATAGAATATTTATCTAAAAAAATTTGA
- a CDS encoding transglycosylase SLT domain-containing protein, protein MNVESIGTINQNNNHNLEKLKQLSKDFEAIFIEMMLKTMKIGEDSTLGNSAENSIYRSMYQNALANQIANTSSFGIASLIFNSLKKAVEEIKAPKIQQPIQLNKNNYIPFKTNIPNDIKEIVKQASLMFKVPEKLILSVIKAESDFNPKAVSPKGAAGLMQLMPQTAQSLGVTNVFDPIQNIMAGTKYLSDLIEHLKSIPLALAAYNAGIGNVKKFDGIPPFKETQKYIQKVISYYEKA, encoded by the coding sequence ATGAATGTTGAAAGTATTGGAACAATAAACCAAAACAATAATCATAATTTAGAAAAATTAAAACAATTATCAAAAGATTTTGAGGCAATCTTTATAGAAATGATGTTAAAAACTATGAAAATAGGAGAAGATAGCACACTCGGCAATTCAGCTGAAAATAGTATTTATAGATCTATGTATCAAAATGCTTTGGCAAACCAAATTGCCAACACAAGCAGTTTTGGGATTGCAAGTTTAATTTTCAACTCTTTAAAAAAGGCTGTTGAAGAAATAAAAGCCCCAAAAATTCAGCAACCCATACAGCTTAATAAAAATAATTATATTCCTTTTAAAACAAACATACCAAATGACATTAAAGAAATTGTAAAACAGGCTTCTTTAATGTTTAAAGTACCAGAAAAGTTGATACTAAGTGTTATTAAAGCAGAATCAGATTTTAATCCAAAAGCAGTTTCTCCAAAAGGTGCGGCAGGATTGATGCAACTTATGCCCCAAACTGCCCAAAGCCTTGGTGTAACAAATGTATTTGACCCGATTCAAAACATTATGGCCGGCACAAAATATTTAAGCGACTTGATTGAACATTTAAAGAGTATTCCGCTAGCTTTAGCTGCATATAACGCAGGCATTGGCAATGTAAAAAAATTTGACGGAATACCTCCTTTTAAAGAAACACAAAAATATATTCAAAAGGTAATTTCTTACTATGAAAAAGCTTAA
- the purM gene encoding phosphoribosylformylglycinamidine cyclo-ligase translates to MNYKDSGVDIDKGNRFIESIKRLSKDLPKEGFISTIGGFSSLFSLNQFGCDSVIASTTDGVGTKLKIAFATNKHDSVGIDLVAMNVNDIITTGIMPTFFLDYIAYSQVEDKVLEDIFKGIAEGLKQANCAIAGGETAQMPSMYNEGEYDLAGFCVGVGKKEDLFKGNVKEGDCLIGIASSGFHSNGYSLIRKAFFEIAKYKLDTIVSNKTLGEILLTPTIIYVTSVKLVKQYIKAAAHITGGGFIENIPRCLEGLGCEIYTNTIKTQEEFLLVADIAKLSKEEMYKTFNMGIGFVLVVDEKDKDIVLDKLHSNNINSYLIGNVVKEGGVCLK, encoded by the coding sequence ATAAATTATAAAGATAGCGGTGTAGATATTGATAAAGGAAACAGGTTTATAGAAAGCATAAAAAGATTGTCAAAAGATTTGCCAAAAGAAGGTTTTATATCAACAATTGGTGGTTTTAGCAGCCTCTTTAGCCTAAATCAGTTTGGATGCGATTCAGTAATTGCAAGCACAACAGACGGTGTTGGTACAAAACTCAAAATTGCTTTTGCTACAAACAAACACGATAGCGTAGGTATTGATTTAGTTGCCATGAATGTTAATGATATAATAACAACAGGCATTATGCCAACTTTTTTTTTGGACTATATAGCATATAGTCAAGTCGAAGACAAAGTATTGGAAGATATATTCAAAGGCATAGCAGAAGGTTTAAAGCAAGCAAATTGTGCTATTGCAGGTGGAGAAACCGCCCAGATGCCTTCAATGTATAACGAAGGTGAATATGATTTAGCTGGTTTTTGTGTGGGTGTTGGAAAAAAGGAAGATTTATTTAAAGGTAATGTTAAAGAAGGTGATTGCCTAATAGGCATAGCATCAAGCGGTTTTCATTCAAATGGTTATTCATTGATAAGAAAAGCGTTCTTTGAAATTGCAAAATATAAGCTAGATACAATTGTAAGTAATAAAACACTTGGTGAAATTTTGTTAACACCAACGATCATTTATGTAACAAGCGTTAAGCTTGTCAAACAATACATAAAAGCAGCAGCACACATTACAGGCGGTGGCTTTATTGAGAATATACCCCGCTGCCTTGAAGGGCTTGGCTGCGAAATTTACACAAACACAATAAAAACACAAGAAGAATTTTTATTGGTCGCTGATATTGCAAAACTTTCAAAAGAAGAAATGTACAAAACATTCAACATGGGTATTGGTTTTGTTTTAGTGGTTGATGAAAAAGACAAGGACATCGTGCTTGATAAACTGCATTCAAACAATATAAACAGTTATTTAATTGGCAATGTAGTCAAAGAGGGTGGTGTTTGTTTAAAATAG
- a CDS encoding dihydroorotase, protein MRTIIHSGLVIDPANNIQKIADIVINNDKIELVGNASGISIDNEIDASGLVVCPGFVDLHTHLREPGFTKKETIQTGSLAAVAGGFTSICCMPNTNPPIDSELVVSYIKNKALKAGLCDVYPIGAITRNQEGKQLCNYLSLKDAGCVAFSDDGKPVFDPNLLYTALVYTKDTKTVFALHEEELSFSKDGVINEGKVAFELGLKGIPNISESIMIARDIEILRAVSQAHLHICHVSTKESVELLKNAKKEGLHITFEVTPHHLALTEDEVYNYNTYAKVNPPLRTKQDLDSIRNAFRQDIVDAIATDHAPHELDTKNVPIQEASFGISGLETAFGIVNTYLVKQNIISLQKAIELLTIKPAKVFGLDAGTLSEGSFANIVLLDVNKQWVVDTNEFKSKGKNTPFNNKTLVGSVEQTIYKGKIVYRR, encoded by the coding sequence ATGAGAACTATTATCCACTCAGGTCTTGTAATTGACCCAGCAAATAATATTCAAAAGATTGCAGATATTGTAATAAATAACGATAAAATTGAACTTGTTGGAAATGCAAGCGGCATATCAATAGATAATGAAATTGATGCAAGTGGTCTTGTTGTCTGCCCAGGCTTTGTTGATTTGCACACGCACTTAAGAGAACCAGGTTTTACAAAAAAAGAAACTATCCAGACAGGTTCATTGGCTGCAGTAGCTGGTGGCTTTACAAGTATTTGCTGTATGCCAAACACAAATCCACCAATAGATAGTGAGCTTGTAGTATCCTACATTAAAAACAAAGCTTTAAAAGCAGGACTTTGCGATGTATACCCAATTGGCGCTATAACAAGAAATCAGGAAGGTAAACAGCTTTGCAATTATTTAAGCCTAAAAGATGCCGGTTGTGTTGCTTTTAGCGATGATGGAAAACCAGTATTTGATCCTAATTTGTTATACACTGCTTTGGTTTATACAAAGGATACCAAAACAGTATTTGCTTTACACGAAGAAGAACTCTCCTTTTCTAAAGATGGTGTAATAAATGAAGGCAAAGTTGCTTTTGAACTTGGACTTAAAGGCATACCAAACATATCCGAAAGCATAATGATAGCTCGAGATATAGAAATACTAAGGGCAGTTAGTCAGGCTCATTTACATATATGTCACGTTAGCACAAAAGAATCCGTAGAACTTTTAAAAAACGCCAAAAAAGAAGGGCTACATATAACATTTGAAGTAACACCTCATCATTTAGCGCTAACAGAAGACGAAGTATATAATTACAATACCTATGCAAAAGTAAACCCGCCATTAAGAACAAAGCAAGACTTAGATTCAATCAGGAACGCTTTCAGGCAAGATATCGTAGACGCTATTGCAACAGACCATGCACCACACGAGCTTGATACAAAAAACGTACCAATTCAAGAAGCAAGCTTTGGCATAAGTGGTCTTGAAACAGCTTTTGGTATTGTAAATACCTATCTGGTTAAACAAAATATTATAAGCCTGCAAAAAGCTATAGAGCTTTTAACTATTAAACCTGCAAAAGTTTTTGGACTTGATGCAGGTACGCTATCTGAAGGTTCTTTTGCAAATATTGTTTTGCTTGATGTCAATAAACAATGGGTAGTAGATACAAATGAATTTAAATCAAAAGGCAAAAATACACCGTTTAATAATAAAACGCTGGTAGGAAGCGTAGAACAGACCATTTACAAAGGAAAAATTGTATATAGAAGGTGA
- a CDS encoding nuclease-related domain-containing protein produces the protein MFLFCVFKNLWDRLFLIESNNKELFGFGAENILQKFLIEKNYKVFFNRILKSPYNKNHFLEIDAICYHNNTIFCIEMKNYKGTVYYAANFKNDTFDSYKKNKIIQLKTDKHLNQTYKELPNPLYKTTLFTKQLRKYLLRLDNRFSTIKFISVVVFLNLSTNIDNIRSFNDGIIYLSELDKFLDQKSGNEKNNSWAAQILEQLPSFDKIITINNQTIQGIIKNNIIACHKPNIELQLKNIKTININHTLTSCKSQLKIEYVDFTTREFECQKLFISLDKFGTIQTHRLSNIKKIIVGTHTLRPF, from the coding sequence ATGTTTCTTTTTTGCGTATTTAAAAATTTATGGGATAGATTATTCTTAATTGAATCAAACAATAAAGAACTATTTGGTTTTGGCGCAGAAAATATTTTGCAAAAATTTTTAATAGAAAAAAATTATAAAGTGTTTTTCAATCGCATACTAAAAAGTCCTTACAACAAAAATCATTTTTTGGAAATTGATGCAATTTGTTATCATAACAACACAATCTTTTGCATAGAAATGAAAAACTATAAAGGAACTGTGTATTATGCAGCAAATTTTAAAAATGATACATTTGATTCTTATAAAAAAAATAAAATTATACAACTAAAAACAGACAAACACTTAAATCAAACATATAAAGAATTACCAAATCCATTATACAAAACAACTCTTTTTACAAAACAGTTAAGGAAATATTTATTACGTTTAGATAATCGTTTTTCAACAATAAAGTTTATAAGTGTTGTTGTGTTTTTAAATTTATCAACTAATATTGATAATATAAGGTCATTTAATGATGGCATAATATATTTATCTGAGTTAGATAAATTTTTAGATCAAAAATCAGGCAATGAAAAAAATAACTCGTGGGCTGCTCAAATATTAGAACAACTTCCCTCTTTTGACAAAATTATTACAATAAATAATCAAACAATACAGGGAATTATTAAAAACAATATCATTGCCTGCCATAAACCAAACATAGAACTACAATTAAAAAACATTAAAACAATAAATATAAATCACACACTTACAAGTTGCAAATCTCAATTAAAGATCGAATATGTTGATTTTACAACTCGTGAGTTTGAATGCCAAAAGTTATTTATCAGTCTTGATAAATTTGGAACAATCCAAACACACAGACTATCAAATATTAAAAAAATTATAGTGGGAACGCACACACTTAGACCGTTTTAG